Proteins encoded within one genomic window of Macaca fascicularis isolate 582-1 chromosome 16, T2T-MFA8v1.1:
- the GAST gene encoding gastrin has product MQQLCVYVLIFALALAAFSEASWKPRSQQPDAPLGTAANRNLELPWLDQQGPVSHHRRQLGPQGPPHLVADPSKKQGPWMEEEEAAYGWMDFGRRSAEDENQQP; this is encoded by the exons ATGCAGcaactgtgtgtgtatgtgctgatCTTTGCACTGGCTCTGGCTGCCTTCTCTGAAGCTTCTTGGAAGCCCCGCTCCCAGCAGCCAGATGCACCCTTAGGTACAGCGGCCAACAGGAACCTGGAGCTACCCTGGCTGGACCAGCAAGGCCCAGTCTCTCACCACCGAAGGCAGCTGGGACCCCAGGGTCCCCCACACCTCGTGGCAG ACCCATCCAAGAAGCAGGGACCATGGATGGAGGAAGAAGAAGCAGCCTATGGATGGATGGACTTTGGCCGCCGCAGTGCCGAGGATGAGAACCAACAACCCTAG